In Arvicola amphibius chromosome 1, mArvAmp1.2, whole genome shotgun sequence, one DNA window encodes the following:
- the Smtn gene encoding smoothelin isoform X2, whose amino-acid sequence MADEALAGLDEGALRKLLEVTADLAERRRIRSAIRELQRQELERDEGALASKRFRAERQDNKENWLHSQQREAEQQAALARLAGRLESMNDVEELTTLLRSAGEYEERKLIRAAIRRVRAQEIEAATLAGRLCSRLPSSDSREDSRRQAAHRLDPGKVPEQEQQKQQTDVAEPTPAPAPAPAPEDTSQDVTTVTLLLRAPPGGTPSSPASPDSSPTTACPEPLPEPAGAQCPAAEPLDSSEPLPRPSGAPSPEPPMSPAPPSSQGPVISKPMPGPTEPSITLAPTRGSSSTKRADLAEPQPCQRSLSVLSPQQPTQNREPVPLAGRSQFQRAGSVRDRVRKFTSDTPAVATRLQDGPPRTALASLTPTRPLGPSFIGTTPASSSSSNSSSRGPNDTSSHKKQKELAHSLAQLQSCPQEEGPGGRGLAPRSLENRAGGPRPCSEEPSTPLPVGIGTGEPGGSMKTTFTIEIKDGRGQASSGRVLLPTGNQRAELTLGLRAPPTLLSTSSGGKSTISHISSPGTVTRLGSVAQVTSFSHASPGNRGGCNFKMEPDPAEPPSVTVEAANGTEQTRVDKAPEGRSPLSAEELMAIEDEGVLDKMLDQTTNFEERKLIRAALRELRQRKRDQRDKEREQRLREARARPGDSRNNLATETTTRHSQRAADGSAVSTVTKTERLVHSNDGTQTARTTTVESSFVRRSENGSSSSSTTTVQTKTFSSSSSSSKKMGSIFDREDQASPRPGSLAALEKRQAEKKKELMKAQSLPKTSASQARKAMIEKLEKEGSAGPGTPRTAVQRSTSFGVPNANSIKQMLLDWCRAKTRGYEHVDIQNFSSSWSDGMAFCALVHNFFPEAFDYGQLSPQNRRQNFEMAFSSAETHADCPQLLDTEDMVRLREPDWKCVYTYIQEFYRCLVQKGLVKTKKS is encoded by the exons atggcagaTGAGGCCTTAGCTGGGCTGGATGAGGGAGCCCTCCGAAAACTG CTGGAGGTCACAGCAGATCTAGCAGAGCGGCGGCGGATCCGCTCCGCCATCCGGGAGCTGCAGCGGCAGGAGCTAGAACGAGACGAGGGGGCTTTGGCATCCAAACGGTTCCGCGCCGAACGGCAAGACAACAAGGAGAACTGGCTACA CTCTCAACAACGGGAAGCCGAGCAGCAGGCTGCCCTCGCACGGTTGGCAGGGAGGCTGGAGTCCATGAATGATGTAGAGGAGTTGACCACACTG CTTCGGAGTGCCGGTGAGTACGAGGAACGCAAGCTGATCCGAGCTGCCATCCGCCGTGTACGAGCTCAGGAGATTGAGG CTGCCACCTTGGCTGGGAGACTGTGCAGTAGACTTCCTAGTAGTGACTCCCGAGAGGATAGCAGGAGGCAGGCAGCGCACAGACTGGACCCTGGTAAG GTGCCAGAGCAAGAGcaacagaaacagcagacagACGTGGCAGAGccaaccccagccccagccccagccccagcccctgagGACACCAGCCAGGATGTGACCACAGTGACACTCCTGTTGAGGGCCCCGCCTGGGGGCACGCCCAGCTCACCCGCCTCACCTGACAGTTCACCCACCACTGCTTGCCCTGAGCCTCTCCCAGAGCCGGCTGGAGCCCAGTGTCCTGCTGCTGAGCCTCTGGACAGCTCCGAGCCACTTCCTCGCCCTTCAGGAGCTCCCAGCCCTGAACCCCCCATGTCACCAGCACCCCCCAGCTCTCAGGGGCCGGTCATCAGCAAG CCCATGCCTGGCCCCACAGAGCCCTCTATCACCTTGGCCCCCACCAGAGGCTCCTCCAGCACTAAGAGAGCAG ATCTGGCTGAACCACAGCCCTGCCAACGCTCCCTGTCTGTACTCAGTCCCCAACAGCCAACCCAAAATCGAG AGCCGGTCCCCCTTGCAGGACGGTCCCAGTTCCAACGGGCTGGCTCTGTGAGAGACCGAGTCCGCAAGTTCACATCTGATACCCCGGCGGTGGCTACCAGGCTCCAGGATGGCCCACCTCGAACAGCCCTTGCTTCGCTGACCCCCACTAGGCCCCTGGGCCCTTCCTTCATTGGCAccacccctgcctcctcctcctccagcaacTCCTCCTCCCGAGGTCCCAAtgacacttcctcccacaagaaGCAAAAAGAACTTGCTCATTCCCTGGCCCAGCTTCAGAGCTGCCCTCAAGAGGAGGGCCCTGGGGGGCGGGGCTTGGCTCCCAGGTCCCTTGAAAACAGAGCAGGGGGGCCCAGGCCCTGCTCAGAAGAGCCCAGTACCCCGCTGCCTGTGGGCATTGGCACTGGGGAACCAGGGGGCAGTATGAAGACCACATTTACCATTGAGATCAAGGATGGCCGTGGCCAGGCCTCCTCAGGCCGCGTACTGCTGCCCACAGGCAACCAGAGAGCAG AATTGACCCTGGGACTGCGGGCGCCCCCGACTCTTCTCAGCACCAGCAGTGGGGGCAAGAGCACCATCAGCCACATCAGCAGCCCTGGGACTGTGACCCGACTGGGTAGTGTCGCTCAGGTTACTTCCTTCAGCCATGCCTCCCCTGGTAACCGAGGAGGCTGCAACTTTAAG ATGGAGCCAGATCCAGCAGAGCCCCCTTCTGTGACAGTGGAAGCAGCTAATGGCACAGAGCAGACTCGAGTGGACAAAGCCCCAGAGGGACGGAGCCCCCTGAGTGCCGAGGAGCTGATGGCCATTGAGGATGAAGGAGTCCTGGACAAGATG CTGGACCAGACTACGAACTTTGAGGAACGGAAGCTCATCCGGGCTGCACTCCGTGAGCTCCGACAAAGAAAGAGAG ACCAGAGGGACAAGGAACGAGAACAGCGACTACGGGAGGCACGGGCCCGGCCAGGGGACAGCCGAAACAATCTGGCTACAGAGACCACCACGAGGCACAGTCAGCGGGCAGCTGACGGCTCAGCTGTCAGCACAGTTACCAAAACTGAGCGGCTCGTCCACTCCA ATGATGGCACACAGACGGCCCGCACCACCACTGTGGAGTCAAGTTTCGTGAGGCGCTCGGAGA atggtagcagcagcagcagtaccaCCACTGTCCAAACCAagaccttttcctcttcctcttcctcatccaaAAAGATGGGCAG CATCTTTGACCGAGAAGACCAAGCCAGCCCACGTCCTGGCAGCCTGGCCGCCCTAGAAAAGCGCcaggcagagaagaagaaagagttaaTGAAGGCCCAGAGTCTGCCCAAGACTTCAGCATCGCAAGCACGCAAGGCCATGATTGAGAAACTGGAGAAAGAAGGCTCGGCAGG CCCTGGCACGCCCCGTACAGCTGTACAGCGTTCCACCAGCTTCGGAGTCCCCAATGCCAATAGCATCAAGCAGATGTTGCTGGACTGGTGCAGAGCCAAGACCCGTGGCTATGAG CATGTGGACATACAGAACTTCTCCTCCAGCTGGAGTGACGGGATGGCCTTCTGTGCCCTGGTGCACAATTTCTTCCCCGAGGCTTTTGACTATGGGCAGCTTAGCCCACAAAACAGGCGCCAGAACTTTGAAATGGCCTTCTCATCTGCTGA GACCCATGCGGACTGCCCGCAGCTCCTGGATACAGAGGACATGGTGCGGCTTCGAGAGCCTGACTGGAAGTGCGTGTACACGTACATCCAGGAATTCTACCGCTGTCTGGTCCAGAAGGGGCTGGTAAAAACCAAAAAGTCCTAA
- the Smtn gene encoding smoothelin isoform X1 — protein sequence MADEALAGLDEGALRKLLEVTADLAERRRIRSAIRELQRQELERDEGALASKRFRAERQDNKENWLHSQQREAEQQAALARLAGRLESMNDVEELTTLLRSAGEYEERKLIRAAIRRVRAQEIEAATLAGRLCSRLPSSDSREDSRRQAAHRLDPGKVPEQEQQKQQTDVAEPTPAPAPAPAPEDTSQDVTTVTLLLRAPPGGTPSSPASPDSSPTTACPEPLPEPAGAQCPAAEPLDSSEPLPRPSGAPSPEPPMSPAPPSSQGPVISKPMPGPTEPSITLAPTRGSSSTKRADLAEPQPCQRSLSVLSPQQPTQNREPVPLAGRSQFQRAGSVRDRVRKFTSDTPAVATRLQDGPPRTALASLTPTRPLGPSFIGTTPASSSSSNSSSRGPNDTSSHKKQKELAHSLAQLQSCPQEEGPGGRGLAPRSLENRAGGPRPCSEEPSTPLPVGIGTGEPGGSMKTTFTIEIKDGRGQASSGRVLLPTGNQRAELTLGLRAPPTLLSTSSGGKSTISHISSPGTVTRLGSVAQVTSFSHASPGNRGGCNFKMEPDPAEPPSVTVEAANGTEQTRVDKAPEGRSPLSAEELMAIEDEGVLDKMLDQTTNFEERKLIRAALRELRQRKRDQRDKEREQRLREARARPGDSRNNLATETTTRHSQRAADGSAVSTVTKTERLVHSNDGTQTARTTTVESSFVRRSENGSSSSSTTTVQTKTFSSSSSSSKKMGSIFDREDQASPRPGSLAALEKRQAEKKKELMKAQSLPKTSASQARKAMIEKLEKEGSAGSPGTPRTAVQRSTSFGVPNANSIKQMLLDWCRAKTRGYEHVDIQNFSSSWSDGMAFCALVHNFFPEAFDYGQLSPQNRRQNFEMAFSSAETHADCPQLLDTEDMVRLREPDWKCVYTYIQEFYRCLVQKGLVKTKKS from the exons atggcagaTGAGGCCTTAGCTGGGCTGGATGAGGGAGCCCTCCGAAAACTG CTGGAGGTCACAGCAGATCTAGCAGAGCGGCGGCGGATCCGCTCCGCCATCCGGGAGCTGCAGCGGCAGGAGCTAGAACGAGACGAGGGGGCTTTGGCATCCAAACGGTTCCGCGCCGAACGGCAAGACAACAAGGAGAACTGGCTACA CTCTCAACAACGGGAAGCCGAGCAGCAGGCTGCCCTCGCACGGTTGGCAGGGAGGCTGGAGTCCATGAATGATGTAGAGGAGTTGACCACACTG CTTCGGAGTGCCGGTGAGTACGAGGAACGCAAGCTGATCCGAGCTGCCATCCGCCGTGTACGAGCTCAGGAGATTGAGG CTGCCACCTTGGCTGGGAGACTGTGCAGTAGACTTCCTAGTAGTGACTCCCGAGAGGATAGCAGGAGGCAGGCAGCGCACAGACTGGACCCTGGTAAG GTGCCAGAGCAAGAGcaacagaaacagcagacagACGTGGCAGAGccaaccccagccccagccccagccccagcccctgagGACACCAGCCAGGATGTGACCACAGTGACACTCCTGTTGAGGGCCCCGCCTGGGGGCACGCCCAGCTCACCCGCCTCACCTGACAGTTCACCCACCACTGCTTGCCCTGAGCCTCTCCCAGAGCCGGCTGGAGCCCAGTGTCCTGCTGCTGAGCCTCTGGACAGCTCCGAGCCACTTCCTCGCCCTTCAGGAGCTCCCAGCCCTGAACCCCCCATGTCACCAGCACCCCCCAGCTCTCAGGGGCCGGTCATCAGCAAG CCCATGCCTGGCCCCACAGAGCCCTCTATCACCTTGGCCCCCACCAGAGGCTCCTCCAGCACTAAGAGAGCAG ATCTGGCTGAACCACAGCCCTGCCAACGCTCCCTGTCTGTACTCAGTCCCCAACAGCCAACCCAAAATCGAG AGCCGGTCCCCCTTGCAGGACGGTCCCAGTTCCAACGGGCTGGCTCTGTGAGAGACCGAGTCCGCAAGTTCACATCTGATACCCCGGCGGTGGCTACCAGGCTCCAGGATGGCCCACCTCGAACAGCCCTTGCTTCGCTGACCCCCACTAGGCCCCTGGGCCCTTCCTTCATTGGCAccacccctgcctcctcctcctccagcaacTCCTCCTCCCGAGGTCCCAAtgacacttcctcccacaagaaGCAAAAAGAACTTGCTCATTCCCTGGCCCAGCTTCAGAGCTGCCCTCAAGAGGAGGGCCCTGGGGGGCGGGGCTTGGCTCCCAGGTCCCTTGAAAACAGAGCAGGGGGGCCCAGGCCCTGCTCAGAAGAGCCCAGTACCCCGCTGCCTGTGGGCATTGGCACTGGGGAACCAGGGGGCAGTATGAAGACCACATTTACCATTGAGATCAAGGATGGCCGTGGCCAGGCCTCCTCAGGCCGCGTACTGCTGCCCACAGGCAACCAGAGAGCAG AATTGACCCTGGGACTGCGGGCGCCCCCGACTCTTCTCAGCACCAGCAGTGGGGGCAAGAGCACCATCAGCCACATCAGCAGCCCTGGGACTGTGACCCGACTGGGTAGTGTCGCTCAGGTTACTTCCTTCAGCCATGCCTCCCCTGGTAACCGAGGAGGCTGCAACTTTAAG ATGGAGCCAGATCCAGCAGAGCCCCCTTCTGTGACAGTGGAAGCAGCTAATGGCACAGAGCAGACTCGAGTGGACAAAGCCCCAGAGGGACGGAGCCCCCTGAGTGCCGAGGAGCTGATGGCCATTGAGGATGAAGGAGTCCTGGACAAGATG CTGGACCAGACTACGAACTTTGAGGAACGGAAGCTCATCCGGGCTGCACTCCGTGAGCTCCGACAAAGAAAGAGAG ACCAGAGGGACAAGGAACGAGAACAGCGACTACGGGAGGCACGGGCCCGGCCAGGGGACAGCCGAAACAATCTGGCTACAGAGACCACCACGAGGCACAGTCAGCGGGCAGCTGACGGCTCAGCTGTCAGCACAGTTACCAAAACTGAGCGGCTCGTCCACTCCA ATGATGGCACACAGACGGCCCGCACCACCACTGTGGAGTCAAGTTTCGTGAGGCGCTCGGAGA atggtagcagcagcagcagtaccaCCACTGTCCAAACCAagaccttttcctcttcctcttcctcatccaaAAAGATGGGCAG CATCTTTGACCGAGAAGACCAAGCCAGCCCACGTCCTGGCAGCCTGGCCGCCCTAGAAAAGCGCcaggcagagaagaagaaagagttaaTGAAGGCCCAGAGTCTGCCCAAGACTTCAGCATCGCAAGCACGCAAGGCCATGATTGAGAAACTGGAGAAAGAAGGCTCGGCAGG CAGCCCTGGCACGCCCCGTACAGCTGTACAGCGTTCCACCAGCTTCGGAGTCCCCAATGCCAATAGCATCAAGCAGATGTTGCTGGACTGGTGCAGAGCCAAGACCCGTGGCTATGAG CATGTGGACATACAGAACTTCTCCTCCAGCTGGAGTGACGGGATGGCCTTCTGTGCCCTGGTGCACAATTTCTTCCCCGAGGCTTTTGACTATGGGCAGCTTAGCCCACAAAACAGGCGCCAGAACTTTGAAATGGCCTTCTCATCTGCTGA GACCCATGCGGACTGCCCGCAGCTCCTGGATACAGAGGACATGGTGCGGCTTCGAGAGCCTGACTGGAAGTGCGTGTACACGTACATCCAGGAATTCTACCGCTGTCTGGTCCAGAAGGGGCTGGTAAAAACCAAAAAGTCCTAA
- the Smtn gene encoding smoothelin isoform X3 — translation MADEALAGLDEGALRKLLEVTADLAERRRIRSAIRELQRQELERDEGALASKRFRAERQDNKENWLHSQQREAEQQAALARLAGRLESMNDVEELTTLLRSAGEYEERKLIRAAIRRVRAQEIEAATLAGRLCSRLPSSDSREDSRRQAAHRLDPGKVPEQEQQKQQTDVAEPTPAPAPAPAPEDTSQDVTTVTLLLRAPPGGTPSSPASPDSSPTTACPEPLPEPAGAQCPAAEPLDSSEPLPRPSGAPSPEPPMSPAPPSSQGPVISKPMPGPTEPSITLAPTRGSSSTKRADLAEPQPCQRSLSVLSPQQPTQNREPVPLAGRSQFQRAGSVRDRVRKFTSDTPAVATRLQDGPPRTALASLTPTRPLGPSFIGTTPASSSSSNSSSRGPNDTSSHKKQKELAHSLAQLQSCPQEEGPGGRGLAPRSLENRAGGPRPCSEEPSTPLPVGIGTGEPGGSMKTTFTIEIKDGRGQASSGRVLLPTGNQRAELTLGLRAPPTLLSTSSGGKSTISHISSPGTVTRLGSVAQVTSFSHASPGNRGGCNFKAAEDAGAPVAHPPAFSTRRSSSAGPSRSSSLMEPDPAEPPSVTVEAANGTEQTRVDKAPEGRSPLSAEELMAIEDEGVLDKMLDQTTNFEERKLIRAALRELRQRKRDQRDKEREQRLREARARPGDSRNNLATETTTRHSQRAADGSAVSTVTKTERLVHSNDGTQTARTTTVESSFVRRSENGSSSSSTTTVQTKTFSSSSSSSKKMGSIFDREDQASPRPGSLAALEKRQAEKKKELMKAQSLPKTSASQARKAMIEKLEKEGSAGSPGTPRTAVQRSTSFGVPNANSIKQMLLDWCRAKTRGYEHVDIQNFSSSWSDGMAFCALVHNFFPEAFDYGQLSPQNRRQNFEMAFSSAEMLVDCVPLVEVEDMMIMGKKPDPKCVFTYVQSLYNHLRRHELRLRGKNV, via the exons atggcagaTGAGGCCTTAGCTGGGCTGGATGAGGGAGCCCTCCGAAAACTG CTGGAGGTCACAGCAGATCTAGCAGAGCGGCGGCGGATCCGCTCCGCCATCCGGGAGCTGCAGCGGCAGGAGCTAGAACGAGACGAGGGGGCTTTGGCATCCAAACGGTTCCGCGCCGAACGGCAAGACAACAAGGAGAACTGGCTACA CTCTCAACAACGGGAAGCCGAGCAGCAGGCTGCCCTCGCACGGTTGGCAGGGAGGCTGGAGTCCATGAATGATGTAGAGGAGTTGACCACACTG CTTCGGAGTGCCGGTGAGTACGAGGAACGCAAGCTGATCCGAGCTGCCATCCGCCGTGTACGAGCTCAGGAGATTGAGG CTGCCACCTTGGCTGGGAGACTGTGCAGTAGACTTCCTAGTAGTGACTCCCGAGAGGATAGCAGGAGGCAGGCAGCGCACAGACTGGACCCTGGTAAG GTGCCAGAGCAAGAGcaacagaaacagcagacagACGTGGCAGAGccaaccccagccccagccccagccccagcccctgagGACACCAGCCAGGATGTGACCACAGTGACACTCCTGTTGAGGGCCCCGCCTGGGGGCACGCCCAGCTCACCCGCCTCACCTGACAGTTCACCCACCACTGCTTGCCCTGAGCCTCTCCCAGAGCCGGCTGGAGCCCAGTGTCCTGCTGCTGAGCCTCTGGACAGCTCCGAGCCACTTCCTCGCCCTTCAGGAGCTCCCAGCCCTGAACCCCCCATGTCACCAGCACCCCCCAGCTCTCAGGGGCCGGTCATCAGCAAG CCCATGCCTGGCCCCACAGAGCCCTCTATCACCTTGGCCCCCACCAGAGGCTCCTCCAGCACTAAGAGAGCAG ATCTGGCTGAACCACAGCCCTGCCAACGCTCCCTGTCTGTACTCAGTCCCCAACAGCCAACCCAAAATCGAG AGCCGGTCCCCCTTGCAGGACGGTCCCAGTTCCAACGGGCTGGCTCTGTGAGAGACCGAGTCCGCAAGTTCACATCTGATACCCCGGCGGTGGCTACCAGGCTCCAGGATGGCCCACCTCGAACAGCCCTTGCTTCGCTGACCCCCACTAGGCCCCTGGGCCCTTCCTTCATTGGCAccacccctgcctcctcctcctccagcaacTCCTCCTCCCGAGGTCCCAAtgacacttcctcccacaagaaGCAAAAAGAACTTGCTCATTCCCTGGCCCAGCTTCAGAGCTGCCCTCAAGAGGAGGGCCCTGGGGGGCGGGGCTTGGCTCCCAGGTCCCTTGAAAACAGAGCAGGGGGGCCCAGGCCCTGCTCAGAAGAGCCCAGTACCCCGCTGCCTGTGGGCATTGGCACTGGGGAACCAGGGGGCAGTATGAAGACCACATTTACCATTGAGATCAAGGATGGCCGTGGCCAGGCCTCCTCAGGCCGCGTACTGCTGCCCACAGGCAACCAGAGAGCAG AATTGACCCTGGGACTGCGGGCGCCCCCGACTCTTCTCAGCACCAGCAGTGGGGGCAAGAGCACCATCAGCCACATCAGCAGCCCTGGGACTGTGACCCGACTGGGTAGTGTCGCTCAGGTTACTTCCTTCAGCCATGCCTCCCCTGGTAACCGAGGAGGCTGCAACTTTAAG gcagctgaggATGCTGGGGCTCCTGTAGCCCACCCGCCTGCCTTTAGCACCCGCCGCAGCTCCTCTGCGGGTCCCTCTCGCAGCAGCAGTCTC ATGGAGCCAGATCCAGCAGAGCCCCCTTCTGTGACAGTGGAAGCAGCTAATGGCACAGAGCAGACTCGAGTGGACAAAGCCCCAGAGGGACGGAGCCCCCTGAGTGCCGAGGAGCTGATGGCCATTGAGGATGAAGGAGTCCTGGACAAGATG CTGGACCAGACTACGAACTTTGAGGAACGGAAGCTCATCCGGGCTGCACTCCGTGAGCTCCGACAAAGAAAGAGAG ACCAGAGGGACAAGGAACGAGAACAGCGACTACGGGAGGCACGGGCCCGGCCAGGGGACAGCCGAAACAATCTGGCTACAGAGACCACCACGAGGCACAGTCAGCGGGCAGCTGACGGCTCAGCTGTCAGCACAGTTACCAAAACTGAGCGGCTCGTCCACTCCA ATGATGGCACACAGACGGCCCGCACCACCACTGTGGAGTCAAGTTTCGTGAGGCGCTCGGAGA atggtagcagcagcagcagtaccaCCACTGTCCAAACCAagaccttttcctcttcctcttcctcatccaaAAAGATGGGCAG CATCTTTGACCGAGAAGACCAAGCCAGCCCACGTCCTGGCAGCCTGGCCGCCCTAGAAAAGCGCcaggcagagaagaagaaagagttaaTGAAGGCCCAGAGTCTGCCCAAGACTTCAGCATCGCAAGCACGCAAGGCCATGATTGAGAAACTGGAGAAAGAAGGCTCGGCAGG CAGCCCTGGCACGCCCCGTACAGCTGTACAGCGTTCCACCAGCTTCGGAGTCCCCAATGCCAATAGCATCAAGCAGATGTTGCTGGACTGGTGCAGAGCCAAGACCCGTGGCTATGAG CATGTGGACATACAGAACTTCTCCTCCAGCTGGAGTGACGGGATGGCCTTCTGTGCCCTGGTGCACAATTTCTTCCCCGAGGCTTTTGACTATGGGCAGCTTAGCCCACAAAACAGGCGCCAGAACTTTGAAATGGCCTTCTCATCTGCTGA